The DNA segment GTAAAACATTTGTGTAAAGTTTGACTTTGGCGGGACTACATATCAGTCAAAGTCAAAATTTGCTTTATTTCTTTGATATTCAAATTTTGCAATGTTTGATTGTAGAAAGTATCCCACCAATTATACAacaaaatcaatactattaaaatggaAGGAGTTTTGAtaaatctacctatgaaagtCATTTTGgaccatttatttttatttttatttttttggtcttaccttctACATGTAATAATATGTGACAAGATATTTAACCTTATATATGTGTCCGTTTTTTACTCTAACTACCAGACTGGTTACATTATTATAATTCTAAACCGTTTAATGGATTAGTAAACCATCgtaccaaaacaaaataaattataagagCCACACACTATTTCTAAACCGTGACATATTATAGTTATGAAACTAACAGTTTGTACCAAAACTAACTTCGGTTATATGACCCACCAGCTATTTCTAAACCTATAACATATTATACTTATTAAATTAATACGAAAATTACACTTCAAACATGATTTGTATTAAAGACCTAAGACACTATAGGTTATACGATAATACCACATTATTCATCACATCTTTATCCTGCCATCGTGCAACTTCTGTTTGTTAAAATGAAAAACCTTCTTGGATGTTTCACACTGTCTTTACATGTCTTCTCTTCCTGAGTGAAAAATCGTATATGTGAACACATTATTCAATATCACTTATTAAAATATCAATCATGTGTgtataaaaaaacttaaaacacaaTACATACCACAATGTTCATCAGGTAgtatttacataatatatacaatTAACTTCAAATACATCACCATTGTACAAAATTTTGTTACCAACGTTGCTAATcacatttttttaaagatcGACTTCAATTTACAATTTTAAATGATAAGCTTTGTTGCTAatcacaaatttaaaatttaaaatttaagttcGTAACAAACTATGACACTTAAAATTCTGATGACTTCCTCTACAAGTTTATTTAGTACGGCCAATTACATAATTTACCTTAATTCtatcaatcaaaatatttaatcgatcctacttatattttttaccaAGATTTTTGATAATCTACATTGATTACAATATATTCTATCATAACTTATTTTAACCTACATTGACTATAAACCTCTCCTATTATAAATACAAACTACCTCAGAATCCAGTGTTTTGAAAATCGaccggacactgaaccggacgacTTACCGGGTCATTGGGTCACTAGATCGACCGGATATTAATtgatgaattaattttattatataataatatattaactatgaaaataaaaatatacaaactaaagtcaatattttataaatgtttttaaacataaaataatagtttggatatgtatattttatgtttaaaatcatttaaaaaataattaactaatttttcatatttttagtttcatttgacatacaaaatatcaaaaaatagtttagaatatttaaaaattatgtaacAAGTTAAGAattatgacatctaaaaaaatcaaaacattaaattcataaatatttatgtcaaatgtgaataataaactaaaattcaatccaaaataaaccaaaagtaaaacatcattgtaataaattgtcaataacaAAGAATGTATAATCAAGCTTGccatgttcttcttcttcaactttttaattagaaatttagaatctaaaaaataaaaattaaacattttaaacattagAATGTATAAGTTATCTATTGGTTCAACCAGTGGTTTAACCGGTATCGGATTTTGGATTTTAGTGGGTTTTTAGGGGTTTTGtgggtttttaaattttggctTTTTCACAAAACCCTAACCGCATTTATATTGGGTCACCAGATTTACCTGTTTAACTGCGGGTCCggatcgggtttcaaaacactgtcAGAAACCTTTATCCATCAACTCTATCGAAACCAAACACACTACAAAAAAACCAGCAAAGAAACGAAACTGAAAGCGTGAttcacatacaaaaaaataattcttaTGCAAGccaaatatatattgatatatcaaaatatctataacaaaaatcaaatttatattcttttcaTTGCATTAATaacgatttttttattttaatgtatttttaccaTATTCGTTTTATTATATCCTAACTTGACTCTATACGAATAACTGGATCTATCGATTCGACTACAAGTCTGAATTGGATATGAAAACTCAGTGAAAACATTGTATCGgagtgaaaaataataatagaacaacttttaaatattatagatatctaataaatagatataaattcatttaatattgGCGTAACGATTAGCAAAAAAATATCCGCGCTtcttaagcgcgggtcaaaatctagtttttgttttaagaaataagtaaaaattatgaattttgaaaatctaATGTTTTGCAATATTGTTTCAACCCCTATAAAATGTTAAAGCTAGACAGTTTTATATGTTGAACTAAATTGTGCAGGATCACCTTTTAACTGTTTCAAGGTGTTTTTTAAAGTGTAAAAGAAATTAGTGGAGAAAAGGAGATGGGAGAGGGATGTCTTGTCAAGAAGAGAAAATTGTGAAAGAGACCATGGAAGTGAAACCTCGCATTTGGGTAACAAAGATCGCTATTGTTACACAGTTGCATGCAATAAGAAGCCTAAAGGCGTCTTTATTTTGATTAGCTTCCCACTTTCTGATTTGAACTTTGTTAATCGATGTCATGATTGGATATTTAAGTGACTTAAAATCATATAAACGGAGATTAGGTCAGTTTTTTCCAGCTCAGTGGGAAAGGTCAACCCATCAAGTCTAGTAACTGATAATTTTCTATAAAGATTCTGTCGGACCCTGTCTTATGGCCATCGTTGCATGATCTTTTCCAAAATCCCACGAACTATGCTCAGTTTGTTtacttgttttattttttcgaaCATTTTCAATTGCTGCATGATTAGAAAACACGTGGCTCTGTTGATCTCATTGTATATTCTTTATTGGATGCAACACCACTTTAATAAGCTGCATAATCCTATGTTATATGATTCCCATAATCAAACTCCTCATCCATAATAGAATAATCAAGCAACAAAATGACCAACCTTCTTACCAAAAGAGCTGCACTTTCTCTTGTAATTTATTTAGCTGCAAAACACGAATGTATTAAATAGAAAGTTTGGTCCTTAAAAATGCACCAAAAGAACATAAATTGTTgacttatatataatttatatttaaagcCAAATAGGAATAAAATTGTCCTGATTTGCTATCTTTTTCCAAGATATATATGGGAATGTCAAAAttgcattaaaacataaataatatagcTGAGGCCAGGATTTGAAATTAGACATATTAGCAGCTCTTTCTTCAATTGAAGGGGTAAGTTGTTGATTGTAGCTTTCGTTTTCAGCATGCATAGAGAGCGACCTTCACTGCTGTAACGGTAATACAGGCTTTATGAAATTTGGAAAATCCAACACCGAATCTTTGTAACATTTTTAGTGAAGTGGACAAATAAAGCAttttctatataatattttcaacgCATCCCAACATGTGAAAGCgcagttcctttttttttttttgaacaaagcGCAGTTCCTTCAAAATACATTATActatatgaaaattataatttattacatATTGTTTTCAGATTAAGTGCTTAATTAACCAGCGTGAATACCTGAATTTatcttatattaaaataatgctTCTTATcacttgttaaaaaaaaaaatatcaactcCTATTGCCTTTTTCTGTTCAAGTTGACCAGTAATACATAGAAGACAAAAAAAGTTGGAGTAGTGGGAGTTCACCGAAATTATTGAAAACATGGGTAAACACTGATTATCTTTCTTGATGTATGAAAGAAAACTGACAATGGGAGGATAACAGTTAATGATTACTTGATGCGATCTTTCTATCATGGTTTTGACTTAAGCATCTGCGATAGTTTGAGTCATATGCGTGTACCTAAGTCAATAAACAGAGTCAACTCACTTCAGtaatatcaatatattttttctatgaTTTTTAAACATTGTAAGACTTTTTGTTTGAATCCGTTTTGAGAAGTGATTAGTATGAACTCTTATTAATTAAGGCATAAAATAAGAATAAGGGAGCACAAATTGAGGTGtatatcttttgtttaattttttttcaataattGATTGTGTGGTTGAATAATTACAAATTCTATAAGACATTTATGTTGAATAATTACAAATTCTATAAGACATTTATGTagaatttaaaatatgatattaataTGAATAAAAAGATGATAATATATTCTATCTCTGTAATATCATGTTTTGGACTTTTGGTTTTCTGTCTTAGGCCTTAACAGAACATGTTAATTTTATATCACTCTAAACAACATAATATTAATAAGTAAGATGTAAATggaacaaattaaaatatacatatatcagTTTTGTGGTTAGGTAACTAACTATCACCGGAATTTAGAAGTGTGTTGAgaagaaaaatggaaaaataaaaagaatagaTGAGAAGGGCTTCAGCCTTCAACTTCACATATATTCGTCAAAACAGAAAATAAAGGGGACAAGCTCAGAGAATATATTTTACAGATTTTTTGAAGccttattatatatgtttgtttcaAGAATTATATGTCTTAAAAAGGTGATTGGAACTTGGTTCCGTATATCATGTCTCTCCTCTCCACTCTCTCTCTATGTTTACACTCTATTTATGCACCCTATCAATCAACTTTAATTTGTAGACAGGATTCCCTAGCTCCCCACCTATCGTTGCAAGAACTTGGTGTACAACTTATCATGTTCCTGTGTTTTGTTATTACGACCAATTAATCGGCATTATTCGTTTATATCCATTCATATATAAGcattgaaaaagaaagaaaagaaggcCACAAGCTATATTAAGTTAAGTCATTCGTCTTATGATCCCTTAAAATTACATCATATATTCCTTAATAAACATTGGTTCCATATGAATCCACTAGTTAATTAATCTTTTATCGACTCGCCAATTTATTCGAATCGTAAAAGGGTGTTGCTTGCCGTAAATAATCTCAGCAATCTTTTTAACTCCTCCCTTAAAGAATCATCTCATtctttttttggattttgaataGAGCTTTAGTTTCTTGAAAGTTTTTTAAAgacattaataaattaattagcaGGAAGGAACAATTTGCTCTTGTATTGAGTTCATTATTGGCGGAAATTATTCTCACGTCATAGATGTGATGACCAAGTGACAATCAAAGGATATGATGATCAATTGAAgttcttttatttatattctAGGCAGAATCTTCATGTTCATTAACCCCATGAATAATTAAGTATATTATGAtaacaaatatatcataaaataacTAACCTGCTTAATTATAATGAAACTGAACTAATCGATCAAATTTTATACCAAGCGACATTAATTAACTGATTCAGCAGTAAAGAGAGAGAGGTAGTATAGGATCAGAAGCTCCATGTGTTTGGATGATGAGCATCTCCAGGAGCATTCAATTCACAAGGAAATGAAATCAGATTAGACATTGCCTCTTGAAGCCATCCATCGTCGGTTTCCATCTGCTAAAAATGGGATGCAATATAGGTTGATTAATTTAAAAACTGACAATTGTAAATAAAACTATACTATTCTGGAATAATAATATGAATTTATAATACCTGGATTAGATAGTCGTCTGATCCAGAAAGCATATCTTCGTCTTTTTCAGAATGGTTGTTGTGATTCTTAGACATGTGAGATTGTTGCTCACTTGTGTCATTGTTTCTAGCAAACCGTCCTCGAACACGAACACGCCGATCAGCTAGGGTTTTACGACACACATACtgcatatatattatactatactTGTTAAAACTCTAGCTCTTTCATAATTCATAACATTAATTTACTAAATAATAGCGAGTGTGTATACGTACCTTGATAGTCTTATTGAAGTTGCGTTGGTTCTTTTTCTTCAAGTACCTCATGATTCTGTCTTTACGTTCTTCAACCGAATAGCGTCCCACTTTTATGTTCGGCTCAGCTTGTATCCCTCCTTCACTATTTCCCTGCTtcatacaaatattttatttaataatatcattgtaagataataatatttactATGTGGAAACGTTCATATTTACCCAGGATTTCTCTCCAgtggacggatggaacaaggGCTTGATCTCCGGTGAATAGCCGTAGCACTCTTGATCCCCAACATGAAAGTATTGTGCGCCATTCACATTCACACCCACTTTCTGGTAGTAATTGTTGTAATCCGGCACAGAAACGTCAGAAACCCCAAAAACTTGCGGGAAAAACATGGATTCCGGGTTAGAAGATGGGTTGAAGGAGCCGTAGCCGTCGTCAAAGTAATTGGATAGAGCTGAGACGTCAGGATATGAAGACGAGCCGTGAAACTGCGACGGAGTCTCACCTGAAAATGTGAAATCGGAGTAGAACTGAGGAAGAGATGATGCCATGATGAGAGGACAAGCTTTTGTTCGTTTAGGGTTGTTTGAGAGGAAATAACAATGTGTGCAAGTATgtttatatatagagagatgAGTTCGTGTGGGATGTTACAAGTTATTGTTCGGGCAGGCTGACCGAACACACCAAACTTACAGTTATTTAGTGAGACTCTGCTCTGTTAATAACTTCTTAAAGCATCTGCATTAGAGTATTAAGAGGGGGGGTTTACACAGTTCCccaaaaaagaaataatataaaaaactatttattatgaACCTATATTAGAAAAGCTCTCCACTATGAACCCGTatcaaaattaatgaaaatccTCTTTTTATTCATTAATTTTCTTACCTTGACATCTTGATTATTACCTGCTCATTCTtcctttttatgatttttttgaaagttttcttttttatgttttaactgTTTCTATTTTCGCATTTTTCAATTTCATTTCTAAATTCATTGACCGATCGACCtgtctttctcttttttattcttttcaaaaaaaaaactttctctCTTTTATATATCCTTACttgttaataatattttctttataaactTCAACATCTTTAACgacaacatgtttttttttttaaccgtAAAGATTGTGTTTTGTTTCTCATGCATGATTCTAAAAATTACGATGTGCATtgctttaaatatatatatttgttttcttttccggATGCTTATTTGATTGGAAGGTGTGTGACAGATTGGTAATGATGCAACAACTATAAGTCTATAATATGAAAATTCAAACTAATATAGATTAATTCTACTGATACAGTAAATGCATATGTAGAATGGTGATTCGTTTGATAATGGAGCACAGCTGAATATATTAGTTATCTAATTTAAGCCACACCAATTGTCCCAGCTGCCAATGTTCTTGTCTCGTCTTTTTCTcataaaacagaaaaagaagaatTTATAAAATGAGAATAATGTTTTCGCGTTATAGCAATGGCCGTACACAAACACACACGCTATGAAAACTACGTAAAGAGAAACCCTACCCCTAGCCCCAGAATCTTAACACATGTTCAATTCCAATATTTTgcacccatttaaattattgcTTACTCCAACTACAAAATAGCCCCACGACTTCAGAAGACACCCTTCTTATATATTCTTTAactgaataatttatttacaaaattgacAACAAACTTAGATTTGTGACTTAACTCACCCTTTCTTTCCACGGTTCAGTTGATATACTCCGGTTACATAATGATAGTGCTATTGCATGAAAACCATGCATGCTCTTATTATCTTGATTATGCAAGTTCTATCTAAAACTTAGTCGCATATCGATTCTTTAAATAATGGGGGGAGATCATGACTACTTCCCGAAGCCCATTTTTTGCAGTTTAACATTGAAGGACTAGAATCATATAATCCTTCAACCTTCAACAAACCTACTACCAATCATGTCGTGTTCTTTAGTTTTTAAGAATAAGAAAAAAGTTGAGACTGCCAAAAATCAAATAAGGCATATGGATGAGATTATAAGGATTATTATAAAACACGGAGGACCGCCTCCAAACTTGTTCAATGAGATGAAAGATTCGAAGAAAGATGATGGATGGGTCATGACATGACTGAATATGCATACAAAGATTAAAGTATGACATGTTTTTCCTTACTTTGTCTTGTTACATGTGAAGTTGTACAACTTCACAATATTGGATTCTATTTCCGTGATCTTCTTAATTTCAAACTAGTCTCGTGGAATagacaataaaatattttatgagaaaaaagaagatatcctaaatatttaaaactgcATCTTATAAGATGtcagttttttttgtaactttataAGATGTCAGTTATATGCCATCTATTGTAGTAAAAATAACATGGATATTGATTTTAACAAATTGCTTTGCATACATGTATAGAAATAGGATATGACCTACTTCAAACTTATCTACTATCTTCCTATTTGTTGATTCGATTATATATGCCCTAAAAACACTCAACAATCACAAGAATAGTTAATTCTCAATATCAGAAATTCTGCGTCGTGTTTTTCTTCAAAGGATCAAtaccttttttattatttttatatataattctttttttttggcttttcaTTCAAAGTTCAAACTCAGAAAGTGGTTCCTGGAAATCTTGCTTCCATGTGTTCTGTTAAATTAAAGAGAAACTGATATCTTAGTTCGATCTTTGTTATCTGAAAAGATTCCTACCTTTAACTATCATACACTGAAAATAACCATTCATTATTCTACAAAATAAAACTGATATAGACAGTAAATCTTTTTAAATGTATTATAAACTGTCccaaaatttcagatttctttatatatatatatatatatatattgttgtcgaaacaaaagaaagaacattTTCAGGGAAATTCCGAAAGAAATATA comes from the Brassica rapa cultivar Chiifu-401-42 chromosome A01, CAAS_Brap_v3.01, whole genome shotgun sequence genome and includes:
- the LOC103849718 gene encoding two-component response regulator-like APRR1 isoform X4 — encoded protein: MASSLPQFYSDFTFSGETPSQFHGSSSYPDVSALSNYFDDGYGSFNPSSNPESMFFPQVFGVSDVSVPDYNNYYQKVGVNVNGAQYFHVGDQECYGYSPEIKPLFHPSTGEKSWGNSEGGIQAEPNIKVGRYSVEERKDRIMRYLKKKNQRNFNKTIKYVCRKTLADRRVRVRGRFARNNDTSEQQSHMSKNHNNHSEKDEDMLSGSDDYLIQMETDDGWLQEAMSNLISFPCELNAPGDAHHPNTWSF
- the LOC103849718 gene encoding two-component response regulator-like APRR1 isoform X2 — its product is MASSLPQFYSDFTFSGETPSQFHGSSSYPDVSALSNYFDDGYGSFNPSSNPESMFFPQVFGVSDVSVPDYNNYYQKVGVNVNGAQYFHVGDQECYGYSPEIKPLFHPSTGEKSWGNSEGGIQAEPNIKVGRYSVEERKDRIMRYLKKKNQRNFNKTIKYVCRKTLADRRVRVRGRFARNNDTSEQQSHMSKNHNNHSEKDEDMLSGSDDYLIQQMETDDGWLQEAMSNLISFPCELNAPGDAHHPNTWSF
- the LOC103849718 gene encoding two-component response regulator-like APRR1 isoform X1 gives rise to the protein MASSLPQFYSDFTFSGETPSQFHGSSSYPDVSALSNYFDDGYGSFNPSSNPESMFFPQVFGVSDVSVPDYNNYYQKVGVNVNGAQYFHVGDQECYGYSPEIKPLFHPSTGEKSWQGNSEGGIQAEPNIKVGRYSVEERKDRIMRYLKKKNQRNFNKTIKYVCRKTLADRRVRVRGRFARNNDTSEQQSHMSKNHNNHSEKDEDMLSGSDDYLIQQMETDDGWLQEAMSNLISFPCELNAPGDAHHPNTWSF
- the LOC103849718 gene encoding two-component response regulator-like APRR1 isoform X3, producing MASSLPQFYSDFTFSGETPSQFHGSSSYPDVSALSNYFDDGYGSFNPSSNPESMFFPQVFGVSDVSVPDYNNYYQKVGVNVNGAQYFHVGDQECYGYSPEIKPLFHPSTGEKSWQGNSEGGIQAEPNIKVGRYSVEERKDRIMRYLKKKNQRNFNKTIKYVCRKTLADRRVRVRGRFARNNDTSEQQSHMSKNHNNHSEKDEDMLSGSDDYLIQMETDDGWLQEAMSNLISFPCELNAPGDAHHPNTWSF